The following are from one region of the Flavobacteriaceae bacterium UJ101 genome:
- the priA gene encoding primosomal protein N' (Involved in the restart of stalled replication forks. Recognizes and binds the arrested nascent DNA chain at stalled replication forks. It can open the DNA duplex, via its helicase activity, and promote assembly of the primosome and loading of the major replicative helicase DnaB onto DNA; Belongs to the helicase family. PriA subfamily; Contains 1 helicase ATP-binding domain; Contains 1 helicase C-terminal domain.; KEGG: lby:Lbys_2707 primosomal protein N' (replication factor Y) (superfamily II helicase); Acting on ATP; involved in cellular and subcellular movement) has product MFEEYFVDVILPLPLKGTFTYKLEEEEFNALTIGCRIAVPFGSKKIYTGLVYHLHQNKPELYKAKPIQQILDSAPIVTEKQIRLWEWISDYYMCSIGDVFRQALPSALKVNSETFIKRNDHPVDEKLTKEEGYILEILAKKSSVSVEELASTLDNRYILKIIKQLLDKNLIVIDEKLKQKYVPKIENYVRFNEDLKNNKEAFSEAFLKLDRAPKQKEIVMRLLTLEAENKPIKASKIIKLTNTSHGILNSLVKKNILNIYQLQTDRTYTEEQELQPIFSLSDAQEKAYQEIHQSFKENDISLLYGVTGSGKTEIYIQLIQDTLAEGKQVLFLLPEIAISTQLIYRLKQFFGNDVGYYHSKFNNQEQVELWLKTFHNQYKILIGARSALFLPIENLGLIIVDEEHEGSFKQNQPNPRYNARDTALVWAKIHQAKTLLGSATPSLESYYNSKNGKYGFVELKQRYGNVLMPEIQIIDLQKAYKKKEIQGHFSDILLNEIRDNLEQKKQIIIFQNRRGYAPVVECQTCGHTPHCPNCDVSLTYHKVSHLLKCHYCGHTQAQPKFCPSCHGFNLDTKGLGTEQIEQELSLLFPNHKIGRMDADTTKGKHGFEKIIHAFEAREIDILVGTQMVAKGLDFDNIGLVGILKADTLLNYPDFRAHERAFQLMTQVAGRAGRKKDRGKVLIQSFNPEHNILQQISIYNYKEMAKEVLYERRQFVYPPFNRMIILTLKHKDQVKLDVASNLLAQHLQKSFGEQLLGPETPPIARIKNLYHKRILIKLINPKKIVSAKKYIEQILENFKTIKAYRSIQIIVDVDPY; this is encoded by the coding sequence GTGTTTGAAGAATATTTTGTTGACGTTATATTACCTTTACCATTAAAAGGTACTTTTACTTATAAATTAGAAGAAGAGGAATTTAATGCCCTAACTATTGGGTGTAGAATCGCTGTTCCTTTCGGCTCAAAAAAAATTTATACAGGATTGGTTTATCATTTACATCAAAATAAACCTGAACTTTATAAAGCTAAACCCATTCAACAAATTCTTGATTCTGCTCCTATTGTTACAGAAAAACAAATTCGTTTATGGGAATGGATTTCTGATTATTACATGTGTTCCATTGGAGATGTTTTTCGTCAAGCCTTACCCTCAGCTTTAAAAGTAAATAGTGAAACTTTTATCAAACGAAATGATCATCCAGTTGATGAAAAACTAACCAAAGAAGAAGGCTATATCTTAGAAATTCTAGCAAAAAAATCAAGTGTTTCGGTTGAAGAATTAGCTTCAACATTAGATAATCGATATATCCTCAAAATAATAAAACAATTATTAGATAAAAATTTAATTGTTATTGATGAAAAACTAAAACAAAAATACGTTCCTAAAATTGAAAATTATGTCCGATTTAATGAGGATTTAAAAAATAACAAAGAAGCTTTTTCAGAAGCTTTTCTAAAACTAGATCGAGCACCAAAACAAAAGGAGATCGTTATGCGATTGTTAACTTTAGAAGCTGAAAACAAACCCATTAAAGCTTCTAAAATCATTAAACTCACTAATACCTCACACGGTATTCTCAACAGTTTAGTTAAAAAGAATATTCTCAACATTTATCAATTACAAACCGATAGAACATACACAGAAGAACAAGAATTACAACCTATTTTTTCTCTATCTGATGCTCAAGAAAAAGCATATCAAGAAATCCATCAATCTTTTAAAGAAAATGACATTTCCCTTCTATATGGCGTTACAGGAAGTGGAAAAACAGAAATTTATATTCAATTAATTCAAGACACTTTAGCAGAAGGTAAACAAGTTTTATTTTTATTACCCGAAATTGCCATATCAACCCAATTAATTTACCGTTTAAAACAATTTTTTGGTAATGATGTAGGTTATTATCATTCAAAATTCAATAATCAAGAACAAGTTGAGTTATGGCTTAAAACATTTCATAATCAATATAAAATTTTAATCGGAGCTCGTTCTGCTTTATTTTTACCTATAGAAAATTTAGGTTTAATTATTGTGGATGAGGAACATGAAGGAAGTTTTAAGCAAAATCAACCCAACCCTCGCTACAATGCTCGTGATACAGCTTTGGTGTGGGCTAAGATTCACCAAGCCAAAACTTTACTTGGATCTGCAACACCTTCTTTAGAAAGTTACTACAATAGTAAAAACGGAAAATATGGTTTTGTTGAATTAAAACAACGTTATGGAAACGTTTTAATGCCGGAAATTCAAATTATTGATTTACAAAAAGCATATAAAAAGAAAGAAATTCAAGGGCATTTTTCTGATATTTTATTGAATGAAATTCGAGACAATTTAGAGCAAAAAAAACAGATAATTATTTTCCAAAACCGTAGAGGTTATGCTCCCGTTGTTGAATGTCAAACATGTGGGCACACTCCACATTGCCCTAATTGTGATGTTTCTTTAACCTATCACAAAGTATCTCACCTATTAAAATGTCATTACTGTGGTCATACGCAAGCACAACCTAAATTTTGTCCTTCATGTCATGGTTTTAACCTAGATACCAAAGGTTTGGGAACTGAACAAATTGAGCAAGAATTAAGTCTTTTATTTCCCAACCATAAAATTGGACGAATGGATGCTGATACAACAAAAGGGAAACATGGTTTTGAAAAAATCATACATGCTTTTGAAGCTAGAGAAATTGACATTCTAGTTGGGACTCAAATGGTTGCGAAAGGATTGGATTTTGATAATATTGGATTAGTAGGTATTTTAAAAGCCGATACTCTTTTAAATTATCCAGATTTTAGAGCTCATGAGCGTGCCTTTCAACTTATGACACAAGTTGCAGGAAGAGCTGGTAGAAAAAAAGATCGAGGAAAAGTTTTAATTCAATCTTTTAATCCTGAACACAATATTTTACAACAAATTTCGATATATAATTATAAGGAAATGGCAAAAGAAGTGCTCTATGAACGACGCCAATTTGTTTATCCTCCTTTTAATCGAATGATTATCTTGACTTTAAAGCATAAAGATCAAGTAAAATTAGATGTTGCTTCTAATTTATTAGCTCAACATTTACAAAAATCATTTGGAGAACAATTATTAGGGCCTGAAACGCCTCCTATTGCTCGAATAAAAAACCTGTATCATAAAAGGATATTAATTAAATTAATCAATCCTAAAAAAATTGTATCTGCTAAAAAGTATATTGAACAAATTTTAGAAAATTTTAAAACAATAAAAGCTTACAGGAGCATCCAGATTATAGTGGATGTTGATCCGTATTAA
- the K08884 gene encoding non-specific serine/threonine protein kinase (KEGG: gba:J421_2130 serine/threonine protein kinase, bacterial), which translates to MNTKAQLIEHFRKDHNLTTSDIDKILPFFKYRTFEKKELIIKENDQVISQFYIVKGAIAAYQTDLKGKQHTIQFAIDDWWISDYNAYYNDHIRATLTLKALEKTHVLEIKRTDLENLFIQIPALDSNFRKRYEKAFTKLQQRVLSNLIKTPFERYQSFVKEYPKIEQKAPNYQLASFLGMTPETLSRVRKKIIS; encoded by the coding sequence ATGAATACTAAAGCTCAATTAATAGAACATTTTAGAAAAGATCATAATTTAACCACTTCAGACATTGATAAGATCCTTCCTTTTTTCAAGTATCGTACTTTTGAAAAAAAAGAATTAATTATTAAAGAAAATGATCAGGTAATCAGCCAATTTTATATAGTAAAAGGAGCTATTGCAGCTTATCAAACTGATTTAAAAGGAAAACAACATACCATACAATTTGCTATTGATGATTGGTGGATTAGTGATTATAACGCTTATTATAATGATCATATTAGAGCTACGTTAACTTTAAAAGCTTTAGAGAAAACTCATGTTTTAGAAATAAAACGAACCGATTTGGAAAATCTTTTCATTCAAATACCTGCTTTAGACAGTAATTTTAGAAAACGATATGAAAAAGCATTTACAAAACTTCAACAACGTGTCTTATCTAATTTAATTAAGACTCCTTTTGAACGATATCAATCTTTCGTAAAAGAATATCCTAAAATAGAACAAAAAGCACCTAACTATCAACTAGCCTCTTTTCTAGGAATGACTCCTGAAACTCTAAGTAGAGTGCGTAAAAAGATCATTTCTTGA
- a CDS encoding putative 15.0 kDa protein in dhaT-dhaS intergenic region (Belongs to the GlcG family.), with product MDISLERAKEIIEKAKIEANKLGVKMDIAIVDSGANLKAFERMDGAWLGSIDIAIKKAKTARYFNMNTGAIGELSQPGGALYNIEHSNHGLISFPGGIPIKDTEGNIIGAIGVSGSTVEDDHQVANAGLS from the coding sequence ATGGATATTTCGTTAGAAAGGGCGAAGGAAATTATTGAAAAAGCCAAAATAGAGGCCAATAAACTTGGTGTAAAAATGGATATTGCCATTGTTGATTCAGGTGCTAACTTAAAAGCTTTTGAACGTATGGATGGTGCTTGGCTTGGTTCTATTGACATTGCTATAAAAAAAGCCAAAACTGCTCGTTATTTTAATATGAATACTGGTGCTATTGGTGAATTATCTCAACCAGGAGGAGCATTATATAATATAGAACACTCTAATCATGGTTTAATTTCTTTTCCTGGAGGAATTCCTATTAAAGATACAGAAGGAAATATTATAGGCGCTATTGGCGTATCAGGTTCAACTGTTGAAGATGATCATCAAGTGGCTAATGCAGGACTATCATAA